In Bos indicus isolate NIAB-ARS_2022 breed Sahiwal x Tharparkar chromosome 2, NIAB-ARS_B.indTharparkar_mat_pri_1.0, whole genome shotgun sequence, a single genomic region encodes these proteins:
- the FAM167B gene encoding protein FAM167B: MSLGPLKFQAVGEDEEDDEAESLDSVKALTAKLQLQTRRPSYLEWTARVQSQAWHRAQARPKPGGPGAICGFDSMDSALEWLRRELREMQAQDRQLAGQLLRLRAQLHRLKVDQVCHLHQELLNEAEMELEMEPGAGLALAPPLRHLGLTRMNISARRFTLC, translated from the exons ATGTCCCTGGGACCATTAAAATTCCAGGCAGTGGGTGAAGATGAGGAGGATGACGAAGCAGAGAGCTTGGACTCTGTGAAGGCACTGACGGCCAAGCTGCAGCTACAGACACGACGGCCATCATACCTGGAGTGGACAGCCCGGgtccagagccaggcctggcacAGGGCCCAAGCCAGACCCAAGCCCGGGGGACCTGGGGCCATTTGCGGATTCGACTCAATGGACTCTGCCCTTGAGTGGCTCCGACGGGAGCTG CGGGAGATGCAGGCACAGGACCGGCAGCTGGCAGGGCAGCTGCTTAGGCTGCGGGCCCAGCTGCACCGGCTGAAGGTGGACCAAGTCTGTCACCTGCACCAAGAGCTGCTGAACGAGGCCGAGATGGAGCTGGAGATGGAGCCCGGGGCTGGCCTGGCCCTGGCCCCGCCACTGCGGCACCTGGGCCTCACGCGCATGAACATCAGTGCCCGGCGCTTCACCCTCTGCTAA